The following DNA comes from Nocardioides panzhihuensis.
GTCAGTTTCGCCGTAGTTCCTTAGGCCTGGTTCTTCCAGGCCGACGGTCGCGACGGTGTCCCCGTGAAGGTTCGCGAGGTTGAGGGTGGCCGTGGTATCTGTGATCGAGGCCACCATGCCGGCGGTTCCGATCGAGACGTATCTCATTGTCGACCACTTGGTTCCCGCGTTGGTCGAGGTACGCACGACGCTCGGGCTGTCCCCGCTTGCGGCGAAGACGAACTGTTCGCGGCTGGTCTCAGCGCCGGCAGTGGTGTTGGTGATGGTGTTGATGCGGCCGGTTGGGTCGAGGCCATAGCGCGTGGTTTTCGCCACCTGCGTGGGGCCGGTGTCGGTTACGCCGTCGCCGTCGGTGTCGGTTCCTGCGGTCTGTACCGTCTGAGTGAGCGACTTGGCCATGTCGTTGGCGTAGTAGGTAGCGCTGAGGGGGCTGACCGAGATGTCGGACCCGTTGGACGTGTCTGCAGCTGGGACAGTTTGAGTGCGGCCAAGGGTGTCGTAGGTGTAGCCGGCGTCGCGGATGCGGCTGGCTGCGTCGTAGGTCGTCGTGTCCGTCGATTTCTCGGTGGTTGTCTGGCATCGGCCGATACCGGAGTCAGGTTCTCCGTCACCATCGGTGTCGGTCCCGGTAGCGGGTGCGTAGGTTGCGAGGCTGGTGCGCTCGGACGTGGCGCTGAATCCGTAGACCCGGCTGGTACATCCGTCGGCTCTGGTGTCTTCGGTCTTGGTGAGTCGACCGAGAGCGTCGTAGGTGTAGGCCTGGGTGGATTCCGGACTAGTTGACTCCACGACACGTCCATCGACGTCGAGTGTGTTGGTGAACTCGAGCAAGTCGCTTCCGTCACCGTTGGTGTACTCGAGCCCGGTGATGGCTCCGGCCTGGTCACGGGTGTAGGCCGCGGTGGTGCCGCCGGGATAGCTGATCTGAGCCGTGCGGTCCGCCGCGTCGTAGGAAAGCTTGAACGGGACAGCTGAGGTGCCGTCGGCCTTGAGAATGCCGGCGTGGACGGTGGTTGCGACGCGGCGGTGCTCCCCTGAGGGCCCGTCGTAGGTGTAGGTGTAGGTGCCTGCTGAGTCGTTGAAGGAAGCGATCTGTCCGTCGACGGTGTAGGACGTAGTTGAGGTGTTCCCCAGCGAGTCGGTGTAGGTGCTCACCCTGCCCCAGGTGTCGTAGGTGGTCGTGATGGTGCCATCAGTGTTGGACTGTGTGGTGGGCATGCCTGTTTTGGGGTCGTACCCGGTGGTCATTGACCGTGAATCGGCCTCGATCCCGCCACCTTGAGTGGTGGTCGTGGTGGTCTGGCTGCGGCCGAGGAGGTCATAGGAAATGGTCGTGGTCCGAGTCGTGGCCCCGGAGCTCTCCGTGACCCGTGTGGGCTGGAGGGCTTCGTCGTACGCGGCGTAGTGGGTCACCGGCATGGTTGGTGCGTCCGTCGTATCTGGCTGCGCTGCGGGACCGCTCTTACAGAGCTGGGCTTCCCAGCCGGCACGTTCGGGGTGACCGGTGACGTCACAGTCGGGATCAGTGCTGTTCTTGGCGTAGTAGGAGAACACGTTGGCGTGCGCGTCGGCACCAGACCCGTCCGCGTTGGCGGCACCGCCTGGCTGCCGGGACTCGATGCGTCGTCCGTCGCTGTCGTGGCGTGTGATCTGGGTCGACCATGTCGGAGCCCCGGTGCTGTCCGAGCCGGTTTGTGTCTTGATCTTGGTCGGCGAGTTGAGCTTCCACCCGCTTCCGTCGCCCTCGACGACGGGATCATAGACGTTGCGGGTGAGGGTGATGTCGTAGTCAGCACTCATGTCTGCGCTCGCGGCGGAGTCGGATTGCTCGACCACAAGGTTGAATGTTGCCTGCCCCTCGGGGAGCGCGGGCTTGTCGTCGCCTCCGAGCTCGGGAGCTTGGTCGTCGTAGACATAGTGGCTGTGGCTTCGATACTGGCCGATGCTGCCGTCCTCGAGAGTGGCGGTGTGGGCAGGACCGTACTCGTCGAGGACACGGTCACCGAGACCTTCATCGCTGCCTTCGGAACCTCCAGCGACCTTGGGTACTGGTCCGTAGACGGTGAACGCGGAAGCATCGAAAGCGACCTGCGAATTGACTGCAGGGTCAGTAGAAGCTGCCAACGCCTGGGCTCGTCCAGCCGCGTCCAACGTTCTGTGAGTGTTGCCGGCGTTGTCGTACCACGTGGTGTCGACCAGCCATTCGCCGTCGCCGCTGCCGTCGTTGGTCACGTTGCCGTGCTTGGCCGTGTTGACGGTTTGGCCAGCGGCGTCTGTGTAGTAAAGCGAGGCGTAGGACAGGTCGGCAGTGCTTGGCGTGCTACTAGGAACACGTTCGGGGCCGAAGACGGCATAGACCTTGGTAGGCGCGGTGTCCTGGCCCCACTTGGACGTTGCGGCTGTACTCATGTCAGGCAGGCCAGCGGTACTTGTGGGCAAACCGTAGGCGATGGTCCAGATTGCCTCGGTGGTGTTCGAGGTGACGTTGGCTGGATCCAGCGGCCTGGACACGCTGGTAAGACGCCCGGTGGAGTCGTAGTCGAACTGCCAGGGTTTCTGGCCAGGTGCGGCCGCGCTCACGAGCAGAGTCCTGCCACCTACTGTGGTGTAGTCGTAGCTGGCACACAGCGCCGTCTTGGCGCCGGCACCGTCAGGGTCAGGCCCGCAGACGTCGACGAGTTGACCAGCGGCGTTGTAGGAGTAGGTGGCCAGGGTGGTGAGCCCTGTGGTGCCTGCGATGCCTCGCTCGATCTTGGTGACCCGTTTGGCATCGTCGGCACCGGTGTAGGAGATCTGCAGCCAACGACACCCGCTGGTCTGCTGAACTGGCGTACAAGTGGCGGCGACCCCAGCCTCAGTCTGGCCGATCCAGGTTGTGCCATCGACACTACCGCTGAACGAGGTGGTACCTCCTCCATTCGCCTTCGCCAAGACCCATTCCTCTGGTTCAGTGCCCGGCGTCGTGTCGGTGGCATCGGGCCGCTTCCAGGTCCATGTCGTGCTCACCTGCTGCGGACGGGTCACCACTACGCTCGATGGGGCCTGAGCCGATGCCGGCGACAGGACGAGACGCGAACCGTCTTCACCACCAGTTGGAACGAACGTAACCGGACCTGTCGGGTTGACAACATCAGCGCTGTTATCTGCCGGGGTGTAGGTCTGGGACGCATTCCCAGCGGTGACAAGGACAAAAGTGGCGTCCTTGGCTCGGTTGTCTACCAGATAGGCGTCGGAGTCACCTTCCGAGAGCAGCTCGGTTGACCAGCCAAGGCCGAACTCACCCGGGCTGGAGGTGGCAGCATCGTAAGAGGAGAACGTACGCCCAACCCCTGCGAGAGTGTCCACAGCATCGGTCTCGCTGAAGGCGACCTCGCCTGTCAAGAGCGCGACGCTGGCCGGTCCGAGATCAGTGGTCGGGAAGTTGTCACCGAACGCAGAGGGAACCAGCTCGACAGGCTGCGCCGGCGTGCAGGCATCTGTCGCCCCGCTGGGATAGCTGAAGCAGACTCGAAGCTCGATATGCGACGGTGCCTTGATCTCGACGGGGTCAGCCTCGGTTCCGGCCGCTGGGTCCGCCTGCGCGGAGGCGTCCCAGTTCAAGGTTCCTGTCGCCGAGGATGCTGAGTCACTGGTGACAGCGCCATCCCACTCACCGCTGCCCTTGGTGACGTCGTCGGCCGTGTTCCATTCGGGTGTCGTGGTCGAGGTGGAGGTGTAGCGCCAGGAAACGGTGGCATCCTCTGCACCCGGAGGTCCTTCGGCAGACACTGGGAACAACCCGGTCGAGCGCGTGTCCTTGTTGGGCAGGACGAAACCGGCAGACCCTACGCCGAACGTGAAGTCGCCAGGGGTGTAGTTGTTCCCGGCTTTGTCGGTCGCGGTGACCTTCAGCATGTGGGAGCCGTTGGCGGGCACCCATGACAGGGACGCATCACCCGAGCTGTTCGCGGTCAGCATCGTGGCGGCACCGCCGTCGCGGACGACGCTGAACGACTTGGTGTCGGTGGACCCGTTGAAGGTGAACGTGTTCGAGGCCGGCCGGTCGGTGCGCCACTGCCCGTTGGTGAACGACGACGCGGTGACCGTAACGTTGGGTTTGACTGTATCGACCGTGAATGTCTTCGAGGCCGAGTAGCTCTTCGACCAGTTGGTTCCGTCGAAGGCGCGTGCCCGCACGGTGTAGGTCGACCCGTTGGTCAGCTTGCCTGTTGGGATCGTGGGGCAGACGTTCGTGCCGTTCGTGACTGCACTCGCTTCGGTTGCAGTCCAGGACCACAACGCTGCCCCGGACGCCGTAGAGCCGGCGTAGACCTCTACCGAGCCCCGCAGCTTCGCACCGGGGTCGGTGTCCGAGACCGTGAAACAGATCTTCGGGGTCGCCGACGTGGCATACGGCGCGGTGCCAGGAGAGACCACCGGCGTGCTAGCTGTACCGGGGTAGGAGTTGTAGGTCACCGACAGCGTCGGGGCCAGGGACGTATCGGTGTAGTTCGCGGACCGGTACCGACGCCAGGAACTGTTGACGTCCTCATCGACGGCCATCAACCGGAGGCCGTAGTTCTTGGTGCCGCTGGCCCAGGCCTGGGCCATGGAGGTCAGATTGAAGGACACATCAGCGGCCGGGCATGACGAGCTGAATCCACGTGCGGTCGACATGTCGGTGTAGTTGGTGGTCGCGCCGTTGGGCTGGTTGCCCCAGGTCAATCCGGACAGGTCCCAGTTCGACGTGAGTCTCGAGGCCCGGATGGCAGATCCCGTGCAGGATCCGGAGTAGAAGTTGCGCAGCTTCATCGAGGCCGAGGTGACGTGGTTGCCGGCCCAGGTCTTATTGCCGCCGTCGAACTTCAGGTACGACCGCGCCGTGTGGGCGCCCAAATCGTTGGTGCCGACACGGAGCTCTTGCGAGCTCACCTGGGAGGTGGTGTAGTCCGGTGTCTGGATCCAGGTGTCAGCGGTCGGGTCGATCGTGAACGACGGATCGACGACGACAGGTCCGGATGCAGCCGCGCTCTTGAGGACCTCGGCAGGGATGCCCAGCCTGATCACAGAGACACCGGTGGCTGTGCCGTTCTTGGACAGGTTTCGGGCGCTGGTCTTCGCCTTATGCACATGCCCTTCATCCGCCGGTTCCCCTGGCGGGGTGGTGCGCTTCGGGGGTTTCTTGCCGCGCGTCTTCAGCGCTTTGGCTGCAGGGTCGAACTCATCGGGTCCCGTGGTGGTGGCGTCCCAGTAGAGCGGCCCCGGCGCCTGCAGCACCGACGTTTCCTTGTCCGTGAGGATCTTGATCCCGCCACTGTCGGTGGTGACCACCTCGACCGGGTCAACCTTCGAGTTCGTCTGCGCGGTCACATCGGTGACCGTCAACCCAAGGTCAAGATCGGTGATACTCGCCTCGGATAGCGCTGTCCCATCCTCTGCCGCTCTCGCCGAGGGTGCCGTCGACTTCTGTGCCGTGGTCTGCGCGGGGTTCAGGACCCACCAGTGCTCGAACCCGATGGCCGATGCGCGGACCACCAGGTCAGCGCTCCACGCCTCATCGGAGGCGACGTCCTTGTACACCGCTGTGTTCTCCGAGACCACAGGCGTCCCGAACTGCACCGGCGACCCGCCGCCGGTACCGGCATCGGCACCACCGGCAGCCAGGTCACCATCCAGACCGAACCGAAGCTCATGACCCGCCTGAGTCAGCGAGGCGAACCAGTCAGTCCCACCCGCGGTGAACGACTGCTCGACCACCGCATGAGCCGGCCGCCACCCGGCCGCGGTGCCCGGAGCCTCGACGAGAGTGGGGTCAACCAGATTCCACTGAGCTGTCCCGTCGGCCCCCGGGGCCCCGTCCTGCACCTGGGTCGGCTCCGATGCCGTCTCCGAGGTCCAACTGCCATCAGGGTTCGCGAACACACGCTCGGACTCACTGCGCTGCGAGATGTCCTCCACGGCCACCCCGGAGGTCCGGGCCGTCACCGAGGCCGACACCGCATCCGGGCGTCCGGGCCGGTCATCGAGATCACCAGGCCCCAACACAGGGTCATCCGCCGCTTGGACCGAAGCTGCCGCCGGCGTTACTGGTATCCACAGACCGACGACCGCCACGGCCAACGACAGGACGCCGACAAGAGCAGCCAATGTCCCTGGACGGACACAACGAGCACGAAAAAAGATGAACGAGTCGACGAATAGGTCAGACCCGCGGTTAGACAGGTGTCGGAGGGCATGGGAAAGCACACCGGGGTGGGGGAGATTCACTGGACTCCTGAAGAATCGAACAATCAGAAACGCATCTCCGACCCCGAGCCGGCGAGCAAGCGGAAACATAAGCCGGCGGGGGTATCGCTCGGCAATTTTCGAGCCCATTGTTAACCGTTTGTATCTCCCGGGATTGTCCTGAAACGAGACTCCAACAACGGCATCCAAACTTGAAGGAAGGGCGCCATCAGATCGCCGCTCTGTCCTCGATCCGTGACTTGGGGCCGAGTGCCAACCACCGCCTCGCCCTGTCGAGCATCTGACGAAACCAGGCGTGGGCGGTACGCAAGGAGTGAGAGGTCACCAGTTTCTGCCCCGACGATGGATGGGGAACTCTTCCGCGCGTCGCGAAAGGCCAGGGTTTGCGGTCGTCGATCCCGTCGCCCTGCGAGGAACTCCGTTGAGCAAGGCGGTCGCCTCACATTCCGGCCCTGACCCCCCTATCAATCGGCGCGGCACGGCCGCGGGATCGGCCGCCACAGGGTCGGCAAACGAATCCGCTCGGTCGCTCCGATCGCAGCCGCACGGCATCTCCCCGCAGCATGCCGAGGTATCGAACGCTGACGATCACTGCCGACACCTGAATCAGCAGGCGCCAGGCACCCTTTCAGCCCTCAAGACCCCGGCACGCATGCTACGCATTTCAGTAGCGAATACTCTCCTGACCTGCAGATTTGCGATTGTCGACGGTTGTTGATGGGCGGTGATTTCGGATGCATGGTGGCGTGGTGGCCTACTGCGGGGCCGCGGCGGATGCCCGCAAGTATCTGGAGCGGGATCGGTCCTCAGCGGATGACTACTACCTGGCCGAGGGCACCGGTCTCGCCCTCCGGTACGTCGCCACTCCGGAGACGGTGCACCTGGCCGGGGTGATGGATGGCGACATCTATGAGCGCTGGGTGGCCGGGTTGCAGATCGATGGCCCGAAGGCTGGGCGTCCGAAGGGGCGGCTGCGGAACGACAAGGCGGCGAACCGGTTCATGGAGTTCACCGTCAACGGCCCCAAGACCTGGTCGCTGGCCGCGGCACAGGAGCCGAAGATCGCCGAAGCCTACGACGCAGCGCAGGAGCGAGCGGCCCAGGAGATCATCGGCTGGCTGGCACGGCACTCCACCACCAGAGTTGGTCCTCGTGGGCGTCAGGTACAGGTGCCGGTGGCCGAGATCGAGGCAGCGGTCATCCGGCACTACACCTCACGCGCCGGCGATCCACACCGCCACCTGCACGTCCAGATCAACACCCGGGTCCTCGCCAAAGTGATGGGCAGCACCGGATGGCGCGGCTTGCACACGATCGGGATGCGCGACGCGATCGCGGCGATCAACGGGATCGGTCACGCCTCGATGATGTGCGACCCCGAGTTCCGCGCCACGCTCGCAGCCCACGGGTTCCATGTCGATCTCGACACCGGCGAGCTCACCGAGCTGACACCGTACGTCTCGGCGTTCTCGGCCCGGTCGCGACAGATCGAGCAGAACATGGACCGCTACGAGGCAAGCTGGCGTCGCGACCACCCCGGGCAGGAACCCGGACCGCGGCTCCTGCAGGCCTGGGACCGGCGCGCCTGGGCCGACGAGCGACCCGACAAGATCGTCCCCACCTCCGGCGCGGACCTGGAGTGTGCCTGGCGGGATCACCTCGCCGACCTCGGCTACCGTCCACCGACACGGCCCGCGACCCTCGAGGTGACCCGGATCGGGCGCCTGCGCCGAATCGAGTTGACCGCGGAGGTACTGACCCGGCTGGGGGCGCGCCGCTCGGCCTGGAACATCGCCGACGTGCGAGGCGAGGTCGAACAGCTGATCGCCGCCGCCGGCGTGATCACCCAGGCTGCCGTCCGTCACGAGCTGACCGAGGACCTCGCCGCCCGCGTCCTGGCAGCTTCCCAGTCGCTGCTGGACCGTGACGACGTCCCCGAGCACGTACGCTCCTTGACCTCACCCCACGTGCTGGCAGTCGAGCATCACCTGACCAGCCGCCTCGCGAAACGCGCCGAATCCGGGTCGCCACCCGCCACTCGGACCGTTTCGGCGATCCAGCGTGACTCGAGCCGACGAGAGCGGCTCACCCGGGAGCAGGTCCTGGCCGCCGCGCATCTGGCCAGCACCGAGGCGCTGGTGGTCGTCGAAGGCGCAGCCGGCACCGGCAAGACCGCGACCCTCGCCGCAACCCAGGCCGCGCTGGCCGACGCCGGCCGCCGGATGCTGGTCGTCGCCCCCACGCTCAAGGCGGCCAAGGTCGCCGCCGGACAAGTCGGCGCCACGTCGTACTCAGCCGCGTGGCTGCTCCACCAGCACGGCTTCCGTTGGGACGACCACGGCCACTGGGCACACGACGCCGCGATTCCAGGACCGGACGCGCGACTGCGGCGCGGTGATCTGCTCGTCGTCGACGAAGCCGGGATGCTCGATCAGGACACCGCGGTCGCACTGATCCACGTCGCCGACGAGACCGGCGCACGCCTGGCACTGATCGGCGACCGCCACCAGCTCCCTGCCGTCGGCCGCGGCGGCGTGCTCGACCTCGCCAGCCGCTACGCCACCAACCGGTGCATCGACCTGGACGGCGTACGCCGTTTCACCGACCCCGGCTACGCCCACCTGAGCCTCCAGATGCGCGCCGGCGACCGGCCCGGTGAGACCTTCGACCAGCTACTGGCCAGGGGCGAGATCGTTATCCACCCCAGCGACGTCGAACGCCTCACCGAGCTGGCGGCACTCGCAATCGGCATGGATCCCTCGGGCCAGAACGGCGAGTGCGTGGTGATCGCCGATACTCGCGAGGCCGCAGCACGGATCAACACCCTCGTGCATCACACCCGCAGGCTCGCCGGCCAGGTCACCGAGGAGATCACCACCAACGCCGGAGAACGCATCGGGATCGGCGACAAGATCGCGACCCGCCGCAACAACCCCGACGCCGACGTCGCCAACCGTGACACCTGGACCGTCACCGGCCGCGACAAGCACGGACTCGTCGTCCACGGCGACGCCGGACGTCGACACCTACCGATGGCCTACGTCCACCACGACGTCGAACTGGCCTACGCAACCACGACCTACGGCATCCAGGGCGCCACTGCGCACGACGCGCACGTTCTGGTCGGGGGCCACACCAGCGCCGCCTCCGCCTATGTCGGCATGACCCGCGGGCGCGACCACAACACCGCACACCTCGTCGCTGACTCCGTCGAGGACGCCCGGCAGCAATGGATCGACATCTTCGGGCATGACCGAGCCGACCTGGGCCCCGCGCGCGCCGCCCGGCGTGCCCTCGAGGACATCGACCGCTACGGCCCCCGGCCAGCCGCACGTCGGCCCCTGCGCCCAGGCGCTCAGGCCGATCCGCTCGCCACGTTTCGACCGGCGCCCGCCACGACGCCGGGGATCGGGCTATGACCTACCGAGGCGTGGCGCGTCAGCGGCGTACTCGATCTCGCCAGTAGCCCGGTCGACGCTTGGCATGAGCCACCGCCACGATCGTCAGCACGTCCTGGTTGACGACGTAGACGACCCGGTACGGAAACCCGGCGACGCCCTTCGCGTGCACCGACGGCTCACGATCCCAGCCCTGCCACCTCGCCCACGCCTCCGGGTCCTCGACTGCGGCGTCGATCGCTGCGCGGACGGCCTGTGCGAAGCGACCACCCAGACCGTCCTCCCGATCGTCGTACCAGTCGACGTCAGCAGCGAACTCAGCCCGAGCTTCCGGATGGAAGTCGAACGCAGACCTCATGCGCTACGAGCAGCCCGCCGAGCGGCGATCTCCGCGAAGACCTGCTCGCCCGAGACCGTCTCGACCCGACCGCTCACCACGTCGTCCACACGCGAGGCGATCTCCTCCGACCACGCCTCCTCGACCGCGTCGTCATCGACGACCTCGACCGACTCCAGCAACCGAAGAGCCACGTCCTTGCGCACCGACGGAGGCAGGTTCAGGCCCGCCTCGAAGAACTCAGATGCGCTCAGCGTCATGTGATCAGTGTACGCAGGCACGACACTCCTGCCACGGTGTTCGCGAACCCGCAAGGCAACCACCACACCCGAGAAGCAGTCGACCCAACGGCTGTCGACGACTGGTGACGGTCAATGACGAGGTGGACCCAGAACACACCTGGTCCTTGAAATTCGCGCCGATCGAGCGGATAGTCGAAGGCATGTTCGACCTGATCGGTGCCGACGTCCCGTGGCGCGATCGCGCCGCGAGCCGGGCTCCGAACGCGCTCGGTGGCGGCCAGCAGCATGGGGCGGAGACGGTGGGGATGATTCATCACCACCGTGAGATCGATGGCTTTGGTCCGGCACATTGCTCGGGAATCTACGGTGCCGATGAATCATCAGCACCGTACGACCTGCGGAAACTCGCGAGAGACACGGGTTCCGAGGGCTCCTCGGAACCAGCGGCCGGTCGCAGCCCATCCGGGGAGAGCGCGGGGAGAGCACGGTTCCGGTGACTCACCGGCACCGCGAGCACGGCACGGTCCGTTTCGAGGATTGACCGGTTCCGGCGCTGCGCCGGAACCGTGCGATCTCAGAAGGGTCTGCGGCTGGCGAGCCGCTGCTGTCGCATGAATCGGCGTACGTCGCCCACGGTGGTGACCAGGCGGCGGCCCAGCTTGAAGAAGTCGGGCCCGGTCCGGTTCTGGCGCCACCAGCGCAGCGTGTTCGGTGAGACCTTGAGGATCTCGGCGACCTCGGCGAAAGTCAGCACCTCCTCTTCGTCGCGGCGGGAGAACGGGATCTGCTCAGTGCTCATCGGAAACCTCCAGTATCTGTTGGGTGCCACCGATGGGTGACGGCGGCTGCAGTAGCCAGGTGCGCGACGCTCCCCGCGGCGAGAGAATTCACTCAGGCCGCGTTCCCCTCGATGCCGTCGTTGTCGGTCGCGGGGTCGATCTCGTCGAGGATCTCGGCCTCCTCCTCGCTCATCGCCCTGGAAAGCAGTCGGGGGTCTGGCCGCTCCGCACGGAGCGTGCGCTGCAGGTGCGCCGTCGGCGTCCGGTCGACGGCCCGGTCCGGCTCGATGTAGTGCCCCTCGGTGACAACAGTCGAGGAGTGCCCGAGGAAGTCGGCGGCGGCGTCCGCCCCCATCGCTCTGGCGACGACAGTCGCCGCGGTGCGTCGATACCAGCGCAGGCTGATCCCGGAATCGGCCAAGCCGGCGAGCACCAGGAACTCACGAAACGTACGTCGGACGTTCGGCGGGCTGAGCACACCACCGCGACGATTCGCGAAGATCGTGCGCTCCGGCTGACCGTCGAGTGCCGCCAGTCGGCGACGAACCACATCGGCCCCGAACTCGGGGACCGGCACGAATCGCTTCGAGGCATGCGTCTTGGGCCGGTCCTGCCGATACGCGCCCTTCCCCTTGCGCTGCACCACGGTCCCCGTGACCTCGATGAGCATCCCCTTCGGCCCGTCGATGACGTCGCAGGGCCTGATGGCGAGCACCTCGCCCGGCCGCATCCCCGTCGCCAGAAGCACCTCGAGGATGTCCCGGACGACTCCATCAGGCTTTGGACCAGGCCGCCCCGGCTCGGTGCGCCATGCGCACGCCGCCTCCCGGATCGCGGCGACCTGCTCCAGCGTCAGCGCCTGCGGTACGCCGGCCGGTCGCGGCAGCGGCGAGGTCCCGTCGACAGGGTTGCGAGCCATCGCGTCGTGCCGCATCGCGAAGCCGAAGAGCTGGTTGAGCAGGGTCCGCGCGGTCCGAGCCTGCGCATACGACGTCTCGTACTGCCTGCGCAGGAACCACTCCACGCGGCTGGTCGTGATCTCGTTGAGGGTGAAGTGCTCGAGCGCCGGACGAACGTGCAGACGAAGGGCATCGCCATAGCGGTCCCGGGTCCCGTCCGCGACGTCCCGGGTCTCGAGCTCGGCCTGCCATAAGTCGACGAGTCGCCCGAAGGGGCTGGTCGAGTCCAGGACGGCACCGGCGCCGAACTGTGGCCGCTGCAGGATGCGCTGCTTCAGCAACGTGACTGCAACCGTCTTGGAGGATCCGGTGGCCGTGGCCTGACGCATCTTGCCGTCGTGGTCGCGCACCCACGTTCCGGCCGTGACCTTCTTGCCCTTCGGCGTCGTCCAGATCTCGCCGTGGGTTCCGATCGTCAGCCGTGGGCGTCCGCCGCTCATCGCGGTTCCTCCGGCGTCCGGCCGGCCATGTGTCGGTCAGCGTCGTCGTGCTCCATCCGCGAGAGCCAGGCCTCGACCTCACGTAGGCGGAAGCGGATCTCGCGGCCGACGCGGAAGCCCCGCGGGCCGCGGCCCTGGCAGCGCAGGTCGTAGATGGTCTGCACGGCGACGTGCAGGTAGGCGGCGAGCTCGGAGATCGACATCACAGCGTTCAGGCCGTGCTCGTCGGTCGCCGATGCGAGGGTCAGGTGTGTGCTCTTGGTGTCCATGCACGGTAGGTGCACGAGACTCGCCAAGCGCCTCGGAAACACGTCGAGGGCCGTCGATGACGACCCCGAAGTGTTGAATATCTGTTGAATCTGCATGTTTGCTCCTCTTCTGAGGAGTGCCGCACATGCCGCTGACCTGCAAAGTCTTGCGCGCCTGTAGGGATTCGAACCCCAAACCTTCTGATCCGTAGTCAGATGCTCTATCCGTTGAGCTACAGGCGCAGTGTTACCGAAGCAACGTGTAGAAGATTAGCGGATGATGGTCCGTGACCAGAAATCGCCACGTGTGAGAGGATCTGGCGCCAGCCACAGCATCGGGGAGGTGGAGCGTGAGCAAGCGTCAACCCACGCCGTCCGGCGAGGAGAAGAACGTGACCGACGGGGACCGCACGCCGATGACGCGTGCGATGCTCGAGGCCAAGAGCATCGAGCTCTTCGAGCTCATCGCGGACAGAGGCGAGATTCCCGCATCAGACTCGCGGATCAGCCAAGGCGGAGAGTTCGCCGACGCACTGACCTCTTTGATAGAGCTCGGACTGGTTCGCCAGGCCGGCGAAGATGACACCAGCTGGGTGCCTGTCGACCCGGCAACCGTCCAGGCACAGATCGTCACGCCGATGACGCAAGAGGGCATCCGACTGCTCCAGGAGTCGGCCGATTGGGCCAACCACTTCACCACGCTGCGTAGCGCGTGGCGACGTTCGGCGCCCAATGACGAGCGTGGCCCCTTCACCTACGTGCATCGCCCCGCCATCCAACCGTTCGTCGACTCGCTCGCCGCAGAGTGCGAGTTCGAGGCGCTCACCGCACAGCCTCAGAACAGGAGAGCTGGCGGGGACGCGCTGGCAGAGGCGATCGCCAAGGAGCAGGCGATGATCGAACGTGGCGTCACTATGCGCACGCTTTACCAACACGCCGCAAGGCGCAGCAGCGAAACCAGGGAGTACGTCTCAGCAGTCGTGGCGGCGGGCGGCGAGGTCCGCACACTCGATGAGTTCTTCAACCGGATTCTGATCTTCGACCGCCGGATCGCAGTCATTCCCAGCCCGGAAGGCGTCGACGTCGCTGTCGCCGTTCGCGAACCGTCTGTCGTCGCCTATC
Coding sequences within:
- a CDS encoding DNRLRE domain-containing protein, whose protein sequence is MAVVGLWIPVTPAAASVQAADDPVLGPGDLDDRPGRPDAVSASVTARTSGVAVEDISQRSESERVFANPDGSWTSETASEPTQVQDGAPGADGTAQWNLVDPTLVEAPGTAAGWRPAHAVVEQSFTAGGTDWFASLTQAGHELRFGLDGDLAAGGADAGTGGGSPVQFGTPVVSENTAVYKDVASDEAWSADLVVRASAIGFEHWWVLNPAQTTAQKSTAPSARAAEDGTALSEASITDLDLGLTVTDVTAQTNSKVDPVEVVTTDSGGIKILTDKETSVLQAPGPLYWDATTTGPDEFDPAAKALKTRGKKPPKRTTPPGEPADEGHVHKAKTSARNLSKNGTATGVSVIRLGIPAEVLKSAAASGPVVVDPSFTIDPTADTWIQTPDYTTSQVSSQELRVGTNDLGAHTARSYLKFDGGNKTWAGNHVTSASMKLRNFYSGSCTGSAIRASRLTSNWDLSGLTWGNQPNGATTNYTDMSTARGFSSSCPAADVSFNLTSMAQAWASGTKNYGLRLMAVDEDVNSSWRRYRSANYTDTSLAPTLSVTYNSYPGTASTPVVSPGTAPYATSATPKICFTVSDTDPGAKLRGSVEVYAGSTASGAALWSWTATEASAVTNGTNVCPTIPTGKLTNGSTYTVRARAFDGTNWSKSYSASKTFTVDTVKPNVTVTASSFTNGQWRTDRPASNTFTFNGSTDTKSFSVVRDGGAATMLTANSSGDASLSWVPANGSHMLKVTATDKAGNNYTPGDFTFGVGSAGFVLPNKDTRSTGLFPVSAEGPPGAEDATVSWRYTSTSTTTPEWNTADDVTKGSGEWDGAVTSDSASSATGTLNWDASAQADPAAGTEADPVEIKAPSHIELRVCFSYPSGATDACTPAQPVELVPSAFGDNFPTTDLGPASVALLTGEVAFSETDAVDTLAGVGRTFSSYDAATSSPGEFGLGWSTELLSEGDSDAYLVDNRAKDATFVLVTAGNASQTYTPADNSADVVNPTGPVTFVPTGGEDGSRLVLSPASAQAPSSVVVTRPQQVSTTWTWKRPDATDTTPGTEPEEWVLAKANGGGTTSFSGSVDGTTWIGQTEAGVAATCTPVQQTSGCRWLQISYTGADDAKRVTKIERGIAGTTGLTTLATYSYNAAGQLVDVCGPDPDGAGAKTALCASYDYTTVGGRTLLVSAAAPGQKPWQFDYDSTGRLTSVSRPLDPANVTSNTTEAIWTIAYGLPTSTAGLPDMSTAATSKWGQDTAPTKVYAVFGPERVPSSTPSTADLSYASLYYTDAAGQTVNTAKHGNVTNDGSGDGEWLVDTTWYDNAGNTHRTLDAAGRAQALAASTDPAVNSQVAFDASAFTVYGPVPKVAGGSEGSDEGLGDRVLDEYGPAHTATLEDGSIGQYRSHSHYVYDDQAPELGGDDKPALPEGQATFNLVVEQSDSAASADMSADYDITLTRNVYDPVVEGDGSGWKLNSPTKIKTQTGSDSTGAPTWSTQITRHDSDGRRIESRQPGGAANADGSGADAHANVFSYYAKNSTDPDCDVTGHPERAGWEAQLCKSGPAAQPDTTDAPTMPVTHYAAYDEALQPTRVTESSGATTRTTTISYDLLGRSQTTTTTTQGGGIEADSRSMTTGYDPKTGMPTTQSNTDGTITTTYDTWGRVSTYTDSLGNTSTTSYTVDGQIASFNDSAGTYTYTYDGPSGEHRRVATTVHAGILKADGTSAVPFKLSYDAADRTAQISYPGGTTAAYTRDQAGAITGLEYTNGDGSDLLEFTNTLDVDGRVVESTSPESTQAYTYDALGRLTKTEDTRADGCTSRVYGFSATSERTSLATYAPATGTDTDGDGEPDSGIGRCQTTTEKSTDTTTYDAASRIRDAGYTYDTLGRTQTVPAADTSNGSDISVSPLSATYYANDMAKSLTQTVQTAGTDTDGDGVTDTGPTQVAKTTRYGLDPTGRINTITNTTAGAETSREQFVFAASGDSPSVVRTSTNAGTKWSTMRYVSIGTAGMVASITDTTATLNLANLHGDTVATVGLEEPGLRNYGETDEFGNAVTGSSRPDSRYGYLGSSQRASTNLGGLTLMGARLYNPISGSFLSVDRVLGGNATAYAYPADPVNSSDTSGLIAGVDDAAAFLLAIFAVTAGLIMLTWYLLRNCTFGCNVKVRSFSIPFPNPFAPSAWNHRGSRYLVYRIYNVSSGRTYKYGISRHGPSRPASQLPKCGRYYGSKCKWSAKFYVYGWYYARMAEAGLIWKYAKRHGHCPPGQYLSCI